In Marinicauda algicola, one DNA window encodes the following:
- a CDS encoding acyltransferase family protein, with protein METSRDLSVDTLRGFACLLLVALHVIGEAPDHGLRVADDHPLAVFAELFFHLRMPLFAMLSGFVYAARPVRPGGAGAFAQGKARRLIVPFVFAATAFAVIMTVTGGSWAVEPSRFWTVYVQPYAHFWFLQALVAIFCAIALVDLALPGRPQLAAFVFLMLTAAAFLSPLGRGVEWMSLDRAIYLAPFFGFGLLLARLDSRAVRRVGLAALALGLVLFAAHALAVLAEPDRDIARRTAMALGLGLAWSGTLLALRVTVGPLARIGAYSFSIYLYHLFAVLGLQLAYQLIGRPDPYAGLALGLAAGIAAPIVLHEIVLRMGGIAPMVMLGLKPAARRQAGVRRARRAI; from the coding sequence TTGGAAACCTCACGCGATCTCTCCGTCGACACCTTGCGCGGCTTTGCCTGCCTGCTGCTGGTCGCGCTGCACGTGATCGGCGAGGCGCCCGATCACGGGCTGCGCGTGGCCGACGATCACCCCCTCGCCGTGTTCGCGGAGCTCTTCTTCCATCTGCGCATGCCGCTCTTCGCGATGCTGTCCGGCTTCGTCTATGCGGCACGTCCGGTGCGGCCGGGCGGGGCGGGCGCGTTCGCGCAAGGCAAGGCGAGGCGCCTCATCGTCCCGTTCGTGTTCGCCGCCACGGCCTTTGCCGTCATCATGACCGTGACGGGCGGGTCCTGGGCCGTCGAGCCGTCCCGCTTCTGGACGGTCTATGTGCAGCCCTATGCCCATTTCTGGTTCCTGCAGGCACTGGTCGCGATCTTCTGCGCCATCGCGCTGGTCGACCTCGCCCTGCCGGGCCGGCCGCAGCTGGCGGCCTTCGTCTTCCTGATGCTGACCGCGGCCGCCTTCCTGTCGCCGCTGGGGCGCGGGGTGGAGTGGATGTCGCTCGACCGGGCCATCTATCTTGCGCCCTTCTTCGGGTTCGGCCTCCTGCTCGCCCGCCTCGACTCGCGCGCGGTCAGGCGGGTCGGCCTCGCGGCGCTGGCGCTGGGCCTCGTGCTGTTCGCAGCACACGCGCTGGCGGTCCTCGCAGAGCCGGACCGCGACATCGCGCGGCGCACGGCCATGGCCCTTGGCCTCGGCCTCGCGTGGAGCGGCACGCTGCTGGCCCTGCGCGTCACGGTCGGCCCGCTGGCCCGGATCGGGGCCTATTCCTTCAGCATCTATCTCTATCACCTGTTCGCGGTGCTGGGCCTTCAGCTGGCCTATCAGCTGATCGGCCGGCCCGACCCCTATGCCGGCCTCGCGCTCGGCCTCGCCGCCGGCATCGCCGCGCCGATCGTCCTGCACGAGATCGTGCTGCGCATGGGCGGCATCGCGCCGATGGTGATGCTGGGCCTGAAGCCCGCCGCGCGCCGGCAGGCCGGCGTGCGGCGCGCGCGGCGCGCGATCTAG
- the mdh gene encoding malate dehydrogenase produces MARKKIALIGAGMIGGTLAHIAAREELGDVVLLDLAEGTAKGKALDLCEASPVFGKDSQLTGASAQDYAPIQGADVCIVTAGVPRKPGMSRDDLLEINLKVMKAVGEGIRKHAPNAFVICITNPLDAMVWALREFSGLPHEKVVGMAGVLDSARFRWFLAEEFGVSVEDVTAFVMGGHGDTMVPLTRYSTVAGIPVPDLVEMGWSSKEKIDAIVDRTRQGGGEIVKLLGNGSAFYAPAESAIAMAKSYLNDKKRVFPCAAHLTGQFGVDGMYVGVPIVIGEGGVEKIVEISLTRDEQDMFDHSVNAVKELVAACKKLDSSLA; encoded by the coding sequence ATGGCTCGCAAGAAGATCGCCCTCATCGGTGCCGGCATGATCGGCGGCACGCTCGCCCACATCGCCGCGCGCGAGGAACTCGGCGACGTGGTCCTGCTCGACCTTGCCGAGGGCACGGCCAAGGGCAAGGCGCTCGACCTGTGCGAGGCCTCCCCGGTCTTCGGCAAGGACAGCCAGCTCACCGGCGCCAGCGCGCAGGACTACGCACCGATTCAAGGCGCGGACGTGTGCATCGTCACCGCCGGCGTGCCGCGCAAGCCCGGCATGAGCCGCGACGATCTGCTGGAGATCAATCTGAAGGTCATGAAGGCCGTCGGCGAGGGCATCAGGAAACATGCCCCGAACGCCTTCGTGATCTGCATCACCAACCCGCTCGACGCCATGGTCTGGGCGCTGCGCGAGTTCTCCGGCCTGCCTCACGAGAAGGTCGTCGGCATGGCCGGCGTGCTCGACAGCGCGCGCTTCCGCTGGTTCCTGGCCGAGGAGTTCGGCGTGTCGGTCGAGGATGTCACGGCCTTCGTGATGGGCGGGCACGGCGACACCATGGTGCCGCTGACGCGCTATTCCACCGTCGCCGGCATCCCGGTCCCCGACCTCGTCGAGATGGGCTGGTCGAGCAAGGAGAAGATCGACGCGATCGTCGACCGCACCCGCCAGGGCGGCGGCGAGATCGTCAAGCTGCTGGGCAACGGCTCGGCCTTCTACGCCCCGGCCGAGAGCGCCATCGCGATGGCCAAGTCCTATCTCAACGACAAGAAGCGCGTCTTCCCCTGCGCGGCACACCTGACCGGGCAGTTCGGCGTCGACGGCATGTATGTCGGCGTGCCGATCGTGATCGGGGAAGGCGGCGTGGAGAAGATCGTCGAGATCAGCCTGACCAGGGACGAACAGGACATGTTCGACCACTCGGTGAACGCCGTGAAGGAGCTGGTCGCGGCCTGCAAGAAGCTGGACAGCTCGCTGGCCTGA
- a CDS encoding acyl-CoA thioesterase codes for MSERTAPATRAAFAAFEPIETRWADNDVYGHVNNVAYYAFFDTAVNRWLIGQGLLDIAAGNPIGLVVETGCRYHAPAAFPEPLEAGLRVARLGTSSVRYEIALFRQGEHSAIAEGFFVHVYVDRETRRPAPLPQAWRDRLAGLQA; via the coding sequence GTGAGCGAGCGGACCGCGCCCGCCACGCGCGCCGCGTTCGCCGCGTTCGAGCCCATCGAGACGCGCTGGGCGGACAATGACGTCTACGGCCACGTCAACAACGTGGCCTATTACGCGTTCTTCGACACGGCGGTGAATCGCTGGCTGATCGGTCAGGGGCTTCTCGACATCGCAGCGGGCAATCCGATCGGGCTCGTGGTGGAGACCGGCTGCCGCTATCACGCCCCGGCCGCCTTTCCCGAGCCGCTGGAGGCCGGCCTGAGGGTCGCCAGGCTCGGCACCAGCTCGGTGCGCTACGAGATCGCCCTGTTCCGGCAGGGCGAGCACAGCGCCATCGCCGAGGGGTTCTTCGTCCACGTCTATGTCGACCGCGAGACCCGCCGGCCGGCGCCGCTGCCGCAGGCGTGGCGGGACAGGCTGGCGGGGCTGCAGGCCTGA
- a CDS encoding CoA-acylating methylmalonate-semialdehyde dehydrogenase codes for MAREIHHFINGKAFEGSSGRWGDVFDPNTGEVQARVQFATEAEVAKAVAIAEAAQPAWAAVNPQRRARVMFKFKQLLEENMDELARMLASEHGKVVADAKGDVQRGLEVIEFACGIPHLLKGDYTEGAGPGIDVYSMRQPLGVVAGITPFNFPAMIPMWMFGVAIACGNAFILKPSEKDPSVPVRLAELMLEAGLPEGILNVVHGDKVAVDAILTHPDIKAVSFVGSSDIAQHVYSTGTAHGKRVQAMGGAKNHGIILPDADMDQVVKDLVGSAYGSAGERCMALPVAVPVGDDTAEKLIDKLMPEIEKLKPGHSTDPDAAYGPVVTAAHKAKIEQYIQMGVEEGAKLLVDGRGFELQGHEKGFFIGPSLFDRVTPQMRTYQEEIFGPVLQIVRARDLEEAARLPSEHQYGNGVAIFTRNGLAAREFAAKVNVGMVGINVPIPVPVAYHTFGGWKRSAFGDTNQHGPEGVKFFTKIKTVTQRWPTGEVADQAFVIPTMQ; via the coding sequence ATGGCGCGCGAAATCCACCATTTCATCAACGGCAAGGCCTTCGAAGGCAGCTCCGGCCGCTGGGGCGACGTGTTCGACCCCAATACCGGCGAGGTCCAGGCGCGCGTCCAGTTCGCCACCGAGGCGGAGGTGGCCAAGGCCGTCGCGATCGCCGAGGCCGCCCAGCCGGCCTGGGCCGCGGTCAACCCGCAGCGCCGCGCCCGCGTCATGTTCAAGTTCAAGCAGCTGCTGGAAGAGAACATGGACGAGCTCGCCCGCATGCTGGCGAGCGAGCACGGCAAGGTCGTCGCCGACGCCAAGGGCGACGTGCAGCGCGGCCTGGAAGTCATCGAGTTCGCCTGCGGCATCCCGCATCTTCTCAAGGGCGACTACACCGAGGGCGCGGGGCCCGGCATCGACGTCTATTCCATGCGCCAGCCGCTCGGCGTCGTCGCGGGCATCACCCCGTTCAACTTCCCCGCCATGATCCCGATGTGGATGTTCGGCGTGGCCATCGCCTGCGGCAACGCCTTCATCCTGAAGCCCTCGGAAAAGGACCCCAGCGTCCCGGTCCGCCTGGCCGAGCTGATGCTGGAAGCCGGCCTGCCGGAGGGCATCCTGAACGTCGTGCACGGCGACAAGGTGGCGGTGGATGCGATCCTCACCCATCCCGACATCAAGGCTGTCAGCTTCGTGGGCTCCTCCGACATCGCCCAGCACGTCTATTCGACCGGCACCGCGCACGGCAAGCGCGTGCAGGCCATGGGCGGAGCGAAGAACCATGGCATCATCCTGCCCGATGCGGACATGGACCAGGTGGTCAAGGATCTCGTCGGCTCGGCCTACGGATCGGCCGGCGAGCGCTGCATGGCGCTGCCCGTGGCCGTCCCGGTCGGCGACGACACGGCCGAGAAGCTGATCGACAAGCTCATGCCCGAGATCGAGAAGCTCAAGCCCGGCCACTCCACCGATCCCGACGCCGCCTACGGCCCGGTCGTCACCGCGGCGCACAAGGCCAAGATCGAGCAATACATCCAGATGGGCGTCGAGGAAGGCGCGAAGCTCCTCGTCGACGGGCGCGGCTTCGAGCTGCAGGGCCACGAGAAGGGCTTCTTCATCGGCCCCTCGCTGTTCGACCGCGTCACGCCGCAGATGCGCACCTACCAGGAGGAGATCTTCGGCCCCGTGCTGCAGATCGTGCGCGCAAGGGACCTCGAGGAGGCCGCGCGCCTGCCGAGCGAGCACCAGTACGGCAACGGCGTCGCGATCTTCACCCGCAACGGGCTCGCCGCGCGCGAGTTCGCCGCCAAGGTCAATGTCGGCATGGTCGGCATCAACGTGCCGATCCCGGTGCCGGTCGCCTATCACACCTTCGGCGGCTGGAAGCGCTCCGCCTTCGGCGACACCAACCAGCACGGCCCGGAGGGCGTGAAGTTCTTCACCAAGATCAAGACGGTCACCCAGCGCTGGCCGACCGGCGAGGTCGCCGACCAGGCCTTCGTGATCCCGACGATGCAATAG
- a CDS encoding MarR family winged helix-turn-helix transcriptional regulator: protein MSDVIDRLIAEWDEEAPELDTSGMAIAGRLIALGDRLRERATRVLGQFALSYREFDVLATLRRGGPPYARPAGELARAVVLSSGAMTACLDRMERRGLISRERSDQDRRTVIVRLTAEGRALALKAARAWFRSVNALFAEAEADGLGEPLRCLLAGVETDAARTGRPSTGEAGPARAPHRA, encoded by the coding sequence ATGAGCGATGTCATCGACCGGCTGATTGCGGAGTGGGACGAGGAAGCGCCCGAACTCGACACCAGCGGGATGGCGATCGCCGGCCGGCTGATCGCGCTGGGCGACCGGCTGCGCGAGCGCGCGACGCGCGTGCTCGGCCAGTTCGCACTGAGCTATCGCGAGTTCGACGTGCTTGCGACCCTGCGCCGCGGGGGCCCGCCCTATGCGCGCCCCGCCGGCGAACTCGCCCGCGCCGTGGTGCTGTCGAGCGGGGCCATGACGGCCTGTCTCGACCGGATGGAGCGGCGCGGCCTCATCTCGCGCGAACGCAGCGATCAGGATCGCCGCACCGTGATCGTGCGCCTGACCGCGGAGGGCCGCGCGCTCGCCCTGAAAGCCGCCCGGGCCTGGTTCCGCAGCGTGAACGCCCTGTTTGCCGAGGCCGAGGCGGACGGGCTCGGCGAGCCCTTGCGGTGCCTGCTTGCCGGCGTCGAGACCGATGCCGCCCGGACAGGCCGTCCGTCGACCGGGGAGGCGGGCCCGGCGCGAGCCCCGCACCGGGCATGA
- a CDS encoding alpha/beta hydrolase family protein — translation MARIALFLLAAAFVLAGLAGAWIFLNPATPPLDRIEGGEMTAIDVRTGVYREAEGTERFIAPDLAGGWRMYGTQLPSWAHYDEDGTRTDEPGAIRFTGGGYVRTLGDGTSREAVRLDPQPFTLSALDVGRDVALRAWLFAPAGEPDRLVVIVHGSGSSDRRNAYYVLLAQTLARAGAAVVLPDKRGSGRSGGDWRSADFDTLAGDAAAFMQVAQARFPGVEPAFVGVSQGGSIAPLAAQIAGVCDIVILGAAMVPFHEQLRTEISNDVRAEGIADWLNPAVTTAFAARARGRYREFWRRNGDYDTFEALGAWDGRAFIAYGQLDEYDNVPVSRSVARLEARFGEDPDVSWRVYPDVGHALLTPDYRFHPGFVEDLLGFLALEPQAR, via the coding sequence ATGGCGCGCATCGCACTGTTCCTCCTCGCCGCAGCCTTCGTCCTTGCCGGCCTTGCCGGCGCGTGGATCTTCCTCAACCCCGCGACGCCGCCGCTCGACCGGATCGAGGGCGGCGAGATGACGGCCATCGACGTGCGCACCGGTGTCTATCGCGAGGCGGAGGGGACCGAACGCTTCATCGCCCCCGACCTCGCCGGGGGATGGCGCATGTACGGCACGCAGCTGCCGAGCTGGGCGCACTATGACGAAGACGGGACGCGCACCGACGAGCCCGGTGCGATCCGTTTCACCGGCGGCGGCTATGTGCGCACGCTCGGGGACGGCACGTCGCGCGAGGCGGTCCGGCTCGATCCCCAGCCCTTCACCCTGTCCGCGCTGGACGTGGGCCGCGATGTCGCGCTCCGCGCCTGGCTCTTCGCCCCTGCCGGCGAGCCGGATCGCCTCGTCGTGATCGTCCACGGCTCGGGCAGTTCGGACCGGCGCAATGCCTATTATGTGCTGCTTGCCCAGACGCTCGCCCGGGCGGGCGCGGCGGTCGTGCTGCCCGACAAGCGCGGCTCGGGCCGCTCGGGCGGGGACTGGCGCAGCGCCGACTTCGATACGCTCGCAGGCGATGCCGCCGCGTTCATGCAGGTCGCGCAGGCCCGGTTCCCCGGCGTGGAGCCCGCCTTCGTGGGCGTCAGCCAGGGCGGGTCGATCGCGCCGCTCGCCGCGCAAATTGCCGGCGTCTGCGACATCGTCATTCTCGGCGCGGCGATGGTGCCGTTTCACGAGCAGCTGCGCACCGAGATTTCCAACGACGTGCGCGCGGAAGGCATCGCGGACTGGCTGAATCCCGCCGTCACCACGGCCTTCGCGGCCCGGGCGCGCGGGCGCTACCGGGAGTTCTGGCGCCGGAACGGAGACTACGACACGTTCGAGGCGCTCGGCGCGTGGGACGGGCGGGCCTTCATCGCCTATGGCCAGCTGGACGAGTACGACAATGTCCCGGTCTCGCGCAGCGTCGCGCGTCTCGAGGCGCGCTTCGGCGAAGACCCCGACGTGTCGTGGCGGGTCTATCCCGATGTCGGCCACGCGCTGCTGACGCCGGACTACCGCTTCCATCCGGGCTTCGTGGAGGACCTCCTCGGCTTTCTCGCTCTGGAGCCGCAGGCGCGCTGA
- the zapE gene encoding cell division protein ZapE produces MSPAQALEQAIASGKLEADPAQRAVAERLSRLDAEIAPWAKAKRSWLRKAPPAPRGIYLWGGVGTGKSLMMDLFFRAAEIGAKRRVHFHAFMQDIHARLGAERERHERDPLPRVARAVAGEARLLCFDEFQVTNVADAMILGRLFKGLFEEGVVIVATSNRHPDDLYRNGINRQLFLPFIDLIKDRLDVVRLDSGRDYRLERLEAAPVYYAPLDGKAEQAMDAAFERLTMGAEPRSMTLTIQGRQLHVPYEAAGVARFTFQALCERALGAADYLRIAETFHTVMIDAVPRLGPDKRDAAARFVTLIDALYEMKTKLVMSAAAEPDALYPEGDGAFEFRRTASRLMEMRSHDYLAAERTGEAER; encoded by the coding sequence ATGAGCCCGGCGCAGGCGCTGGAGCAGGCCATCGCGTCCGGCAAGCTGGAAGCCGACCCGGCCCAGCGGGCGGTCGCCGAGCGCCTGTCCCGGCTCGATGCCGAGATCGCGCCCTGGGCGAAGGCGAAGAGGAGCTGGCTCCGCAAGGCCCCGCCCGCGCCGCGCGGTATCTATCTCTGGGGCGGGGTTGGCACCGGCAAGTCCCTGATGATGGACCTGTTCTTCCGCGCCGCCGAGATCGGGGCCAAGCGCCGCGTCCATTTCCACGCCTTCATGCAGGACATCCATGCGCGTCTGGGCGCCGAGCGCGAGCGCCACGAGCGCGACCCGCTGCCGCGCGTGGCCAGGGCGGTGGCCGGGGAGGCGCGCCTCCTGTGCTTCGACGAGTTCCAGGTCACCAACGTCGCCGATGCGATGATCCTCGGCCGGCTGTTCAAGGGCCTGTTCGAGGAGGGCGTCGTCATCGTCGCGACCTCGAACCGCCATCCCGACGATCTCTATCGCAACGGCATCAACCGCCAGCTCTTCCTGCCCTTCATCGATCTCATCAAGGACCGGCTGGACGTCGTCCGTCTCGATTCCGGGCGGGACTACCGCCTCGAGCGCCTCGAAGCCGCGCCGGTCTATTACGCGCCGCTCGACGGGAAGGCCGAGCAGGCCATGGACGCCGCCTTCGAGCGCCTCACGATGGGGGCCGAGCCGCGCTCCATGACGCTGACCATCCAGGGCCGGCAATTGCACGTGCCCTACGAGGCGGCGGGCGTGGCGCGCTTCACCTTCCAGGCGCTTTGCGAGCGCGCACTGGGGGCGGCGGACTACCTGCGCATCGCCGAGACCTTCCACACCGTGATGATCGACGCGGTGCCGCGGCTCGGACCGGACAAGCGCGATGCGGCGGCGCGCTTCGTCACGCTGATCGACGCGCTCTATGAGATGAAGACCAAGCTGGTGATGAGCGCGGCCGCCGAGCCGGACGCGCTCTACCCGGAAGGCGACGGGGCCTTCGAGTTCCGCCGCACCGCCTCGCGCCTGATGGAGATGAGGAGCCACGACTACCTCGCCGCGGAGCGGACCGGCGAGGCGGAGCGCTGA
- a CDS encoding helix-turn-helix domain-containing protein: protein MTAQPAFAPVKLLPARDRLARHRHPTAYATIVLEGGYAEFGETGRIEAGPGDILVHAPFCAHADRGGARVSRLVNLALPGRPRTGIARSGDLDLIVRLARGDPLEAAAEIARLAVVPANREADWPDALARRLSEQDVDLAAFAREAGLRPETVSRGFGSRFGIAPQSFAAEARARRAWRAAVDTPASLSAIASETGFCDQAHMTRAVTALTGAPPGAWRRAAALPA from the coding sequence ATGACCGCCCAACCGGCCTTCGCACCCGTCAAGCTCCTGCCCGCCCGTGACCGGCTCGCCCGGCACCGCCACCCGACGGCGTACGCGACGATCGTCCTGGAAGGCGGTTATGCCGAGTTCGGCGAGACCGGCCGGATCGAGGCCGGTCCGGGCGATATCCTCGTCCACGCCCCGTTCTGCGCCCATGCCGACCGGGGCGGCGCGCGGGTCTCGCGCCTGGTCAATCTCGCGCTTCCCGGCCGGCCGCGCACCGGGATCGCGCGCAGCGGCGATCTCGATCTGATCGTGCGACTCGCGCGTGGCGACCCGCTTGAGGCGGCCGCAGAGATCGCGCGCCTCGCCGTGGTGCCGGCCAACAGGGAGGCGGACTGGCCGGACGCCCTGGCCCGGCGCCTGAGCGAACAGGATGTCGACCTCGCCGCGTTCGCGCGCGAAGCCGGCCTGCGCCCGGAGACGGTGTCGCGGGGATTCGGGTCGCGCTTCGGCATCGCCCCGCAGAGCTTCGCGGCCGAGGCGCGGGCCCGCCGCGCCTGGCGCGCGGCGGTCGACACGCCGGCAAGCCTTAGCGCCATCGCGTCGGAAACCGGCTTCTGCGACCAGGCCCACATGACACGGGCCGTCACGGCGCTGACCGGCGCTCCGCCCGGGGCCTGGCGCCGGGCGGCAGCGCTTCCGGCCTAA
- a CDS encoding aspartate-semialdehyde dehydrogenase, protein MPLNIAVYGATGAVGKEMLTILAERLFPAGEVHALASRQSIGRELSYGDRTLKVKDAANFDFSKVDLVLMSAGGDVSKAEAEKIAKAGALVIDNSSAWRMDPDVPLVVPEVNAHELEARPKKGIIANPNCSTIQTVVALKPIHDRARIRRVSVSTYQSVSGAGQAAMDELWNQTRAIYVNDPIEPDALPKQIAFNVIPKIDVFMEDGATKEEWKMTAETKKILDPKIRLFATCVRVPVFVGHCVAAHIELEEELSPEEARDILREAPGVMLIDRTDEDDPMYVTPVESVGEFATFVSRVRTDPTVEHGLAMWIVSDNLRKGAALNAVQIAEVLVNNGVVRA, encoded by the coding sequence ATGCCCCTCAATATCGCGGTCTATGGCGCCACCGGCGCGGTCGGCAAGGAGATGCTGACGATCCTGGCCGAACGGCTCTTCCCGGCCGGGGAGGTCCATGCGCTCGCCAGCCGGCAGTCGATCGGGCGCGAGCTGTCCTACGGCGACAGGACGCTGAAGGTGAAGGACGCGGCAAATTTCGACTTCTCGAAGGTCGATCTCGTCCTGATGAGCGCGGGCGGGGACGTGTCGAAGGCCGAGGCCGAGAAGATCGCGAAGGCGGGCGCCCTCGTCATCGACAATTCCTCGGCCTGGCGCATGGACCCGGACGTGCCCCTCGTCGTGCCGGAGGTGAACGCGCACGAACTCGAGGCGCGGCCGAAGAAGGGCATCATCGCGAATCCGAACTGCTCGACGATCCAGACCGTGGTCGCGCTCAAGCCCATCCACGACCGCGCGAGGATCAGGCGCGTGTCGGTCTCAACCTACCAGTCGGTCTCCGGCGCCGGGCAGGCGGCGATGGACGAGCTGTGGAACCAGACCCGCGCGATCTACGTGAACGATCCGATCGAGCCGGACGCCCTGCCCAAGCAGATCGCCTTCAACGTCATCCCCAAGATCGACGTCTTCATGGAAGACGGCGCCACCAAGGAAGAGTGGAAGATGACGGCGGAGACGAAGAAGATCCTCGATCCGAAGATCAGGCTCTTCGCCACCTGCGTGCGCGTGCCGGTCTTCGTCGGCCATTGCGTGGCGGCCCATATCGAGCTGGAAGAGGAGCTCTCGCCGGAGGAGGCGCGCGACATCCTGCGCGAGGCGCCGGGCGTCATGCTGATCGACCGAACCGACGAGGACGACCCGATGTATGTCACCCCGGTGGAAAGCGTCGGCGAGTTCGCCACCTTCGTGTCGCGCGTGCGCACCGACCCGACGGTCGAGCACGGGCTCGCCATGTGGATCGTGTCCGACAATCTCAGGAAAGGCGCAGCCCTCAACGCGGTGCAGATCGCGGAGGTCCTGGTCAATAACGGCGTGGTGAGGGCCTAG
- a CDS encoding iron-containing alcohol dehydrogenase — MELFRFRTVPDIVFEPGAGRRLSALIRPSLGAARRLFVLTDAGLRRAGLLDAPLAGLEEAGYAVEVYDEVVADPPEAMVLEAAQRARDFGAEAVIGFGGGSPMDTAKIVALLISGEQDLASMYGVDKVTASRPPLVLVPTTAGTGSEVTSVAVITTGETSKRGIAAAPLYADMAILDPELTRGLPRAGTAATGIDAMVHAIEAYTNRRSKNPVSDALALTALQRLHRGLERACKDGNDMEARGDMLLGAMLAGQAFSNSPVGGVHAMAYPLGGIFHVPHGLSNSVVLPPVLRFNAPVAEAQYAELAGAIGLKPSSSALIDEMERLAECVGIERRLSQLGISHNDVPRMAEDVAANDRLLPNNPREMGYDDIVAMYEEIL, encoded by the coding sequence ATCGAGCTGTTCCGTTTCCGCACCGTCCCAGACATCGTGTTCGAGCCCGGCGCCGGGCGCCGGCTGTCCGCCCTGATCCGGCCCAGTCTCGGAGCGGCGCGGCGCCTTTTCGTGCTGACCGATGCCGGGCTGCGCAGGGCCGGCCTGCTCGACGCGCCGCTCGCCGGTCTGGAAGAGGCCGGCTACGCGGTCGAGGTCTATGACGAGGTCGTCGCCGATCCGCCCGAGGCGATGGTGCTCGAGGCGGCGCAGCGCGCGCGCGATTTCGGTGCCGAGGCGGTGATCGGCTTCGGCGGCGGCAGCCCGATGGACACCGCCAAGATCGTCGCCCTGCTGATCTCCGGCGAGCAGGATCTCGCCTCCATGTACGGCGTGGACAAGGTCACCGCCTCGCGCCCGCCCCTGGTCCTGGTGCCGACCACGGCCGGGACGGGCTCGGAGGTGACGAGCGTCGCGGTCATCACCACCGGGGAGACCTCCAAACGCGGCATCGCGGCCGCGCCGCTCTATGCCGACATGGCCATTCTCGATCCGGAACTGACCCGCGGCCTGCCCCGGGCCGGGACCGCGGCGACCGGCATCGACGCGATGGTCCACGCCATCGAGGCCTATACCAACAGGCGTTCGAAGAACCCGGTCTCCGACGCGCTGGCGCTGACCGCGCTGCAGCGCCTGCACCGGGGCCTGGAGCGCGCCTGCAAGGACGGCAACGACATGGAGGCGCGCGGCGACATGCTGCTCGGCGCCATGCTCGCCGGCCAGGCCTTCTCGAATTCGCCCGTCGGCGGGGTGCACGCGATGGCCTATCCGCTCGGCGGCATCTTCCACGTCCCGCACGGGCTGTCGAACTCGGTCGTGCTGCCGCCCGTGCTGCGCTTCAACGCGCCGGTGGCCGAGGCGCAGTACGCCGAGCTCGCCGGCGCGATCGGGCTGAAGCCGAGCTCGTCCGCGCTCATCGACGAGATGGAGCGCCTCGCCGAGTGCGTCGGCATCGAGCGGCGCCTATCCCAGCTCGGCATCAGCCACAACGACGTGCCGCGCATGGCCGAGGACGTCGCGGCGAACGACCGGCTCCTGCCCAACAATCCGCGCGAGATGGGCTATGACGACATCGTCGCGATGTACGAGGAGATCCTGTGA
- a CDS encoding TetR/AcrR family transcriptional regulator — translation MTDRKPRKRARRGERRELIIEGAQKIFSEQGFSASTRDIAASLGVTQALLYKYFPSKEALIQAVFENRYAHGRFMPDPEILADTSRPLVERVTAFYGALFDFLRDGSLRLFIRAALDGYAAHDIYANELVRGSILPLVEAMRAELSLPPTSERAMSNAEYEIAMAEHGGTVFIAIRNLVYERGPHIEVKDAIAQHVRIWLPGALAEMKRIHADWSEQKPVSEALLQAPGLESVQRER, via the coding sequence TTGACCGATAGAAAACCCAGAAAACGCGCCCGCCGCGGCGAGCGCCGCGAACTCATCATCGAGGGAGCTCAGAAGATCTTCTCCGAGCAGGGGTTCTCGGCGAGCACGCGCGACATCGCGGCCTCGCTCGGCGTGACGCAGGCCCTGCTCTACAAGTATTTCCCGAGCAAGGAAGCGCTCATCCAGGCGGTGTTCGAGAACCGCTACGCCCACGGGCGCTTCATGCCCGACCCGGAAATCCTCGCCGACACTTCCCGGCCGCTCGTGGAGCGGGTGACGGCCTTCTACGGCGCGCTGTTCGATTTCCTGCGCGACGGATCGCTGCGCCTGTTCATCCGCGCCGCGCTGGACGGCTATGCCGCCCACGACATCTATGCCAATGAACTCGTGCGCGGTTCGATCCTGCCGCTGGTCGAGGCGATGCGCGCCGAACTCTCCCTGCCCCCGACCTCCGAGCGGGCGATGAGCAATGCCGAGTACGAGATCGCCATGGCCGAGCACGGCGGCACCGTGTTCATCGCGATCCGCAACCTGGTCTACGAGCGCGGCCCGCACATCGAGGTGAAGGACGCGATCGCCCAGCACGTGCGCATCTGGCTGCCCGGCGCGCTGGCCGAGATGAAGCGCATCCATGCCGACTGGTCGGAGCAGAAGCCGGTATCCGAAGCGCTTCTTCAGGCGCCGGGGCTGGAGAGCGTGCAGCGGGAGCGCTAG